Sequence from the Podarcis raffonei isolate rPodRaf1 chromosome 16, rPodRaf1.pri, whole genome shotgun sequence genome:
TTTAGATACAGGAGTCCACcatgacaacacacacacaaccagctcCCGAAACAGAATCCAAAACTGCAGCCCAGTGGATTCTCTGACTTCCTCCCTGCTAATCCATcaccaaataaaaagaaaacttgAAGACCTTGTTATCACCCAGGAAACAATAGGAGTTCATCAGTTTAATTAAGTATTCATTAGGAAGATTAAGGTGTTTTTTTATGTACGtaaatttgctttttcttctttctttttttctgtattttcttcttttcttgtttcataattgttttttctttcattttctttttgtagtatgagattgtaaattcaATGTAtaagtgtgtaatttaaattaataaagattataaAAAAAGGAGTTCGTCGGTTGCCCTGGGTGATATTAATGCTCTTGCTGCCGCATGCCACTGCAGGTTGGCTGTTTGCAACATCTGGATCTGAGTTCTGTCTCTGAAGACATGCTTTTAGGAATGGGGTTCCTATCTGGCTACCTGTCACGCTTTGATGTCTTGCTGTTAATGCTGGACCTGTCTTCATGGGCAATGGGTGCTTAATTGCATTGCACCTGACCCTGGAGCGGGCGAGCCAGAGGGGCAAAGTTCAGGGTccaaaaggcttgttttccaccTCTTCTGGAATGCAAAAAATAGTTCTGGAGTTCAGGTTCCCTTGCTTGGAAGGTGCTTCAGGGAGATAACCTGGGCTCTCCTCTCCTCATTtgaaatgtagtagtagtagtagtagtagtagtagtaataataataataataataataataataataataataataataattaataggaTCATCGCTAAGCCTCTCCACCCCATgctctttactcagaagtaagcaggGGCAGGGATGGGGCAGGATTTGAAGTCGAATTGATCCAATCGGAACGCTCTGAAACGGTGTGGGAACTGGTATCTTTCAAAACCCCAGACAAACCACTGGTCCAAAATTAAAGCTTTAAAAATGCACTTATTAGGAGAAGCAGTGCAAAAAAATGAATCTGAGGAGTGCAGTCGCTGACAaggaagttaaaggtaaaggtaaagggacccctgaccattaggtccagttgtgaccgactctggggttgcggtgctcatctcgctttattggagccggtgtacagcttccaggtcatgtggccagcaggactaagccgcttctggcaaaccagagcagcgcacggaaacaccatctgtggtttaacccacagcgacacccgcgtcctaataataataataataataataataccctgcccatctggataggtttatttatttatatttgtatgtGCACACGCAGACAATCATTATTATCTCATATTAAAAATTGGGAGAGGGAGGCTCTTAGTACAGCCCTCCAgtgtacactagtggccaaaattgtggaaccttcggggggggtggagtttgggaatccaaagggtgtataattataatctgttttgtttttacttttgctaTCTGTTTGAGAatcgaggaaatcgtggaagggaatttaggccgactttagtaaaaggttttaagaataagcactgatgtattattattgatgtttataaggtaaaattggttttttaaaatgaactaaatataaaaaggttaaaaattagggataagaacttgttgaaccaacaatttgaattggaatacaagagggggaggtgtgggggaagtcagggaaatatgttattgaaaataaggattgtgaattctatgtgtttttaaacttttttcttttttcttttttgattttttaatgtattacaatggaaaatcttaataaatatttttaaaaaataaattgtggaACCTTCTGGAAAAAAttgtatttccgaggtttgatggctcattaACACCACTTTGTTTTGGAGTAGTACCTGTGCTTTTTTCCCCCTGTGGGGACACAGGGAGACgcacaccccaaaacattttttgaatttaatgggagaagaaattcactgtatttatttttcccagatggtgattttcttgagccaaaacgagagtacccctaaacatttttttaagaaagaaagcaatGAGTTATGCCATAAAATTATATACcgatggaaagataatttaatgaagaacatAATGCAGTAgcttttatgaaggattatttattacaacagcagtcatgAAGAAGAAACGTGAAACACACGGGGGGAAAATGAGATATGCAGGTTAAATTGCCATGTTGGCACTTggtgataaataagtgggtttagGGCTGCAGTTTGGGCACccggtctctaaaaggttcgccaTCACTGCCATAGCCCATCGcttccttttttaataataatttttattaatttttgaacATATTAATTGTCATACATATCACAAAaattcacatcttatacaatctttttggacttccatcagcccctctGATGATCCCCCTTTTtttcatttcttctgcatttcttaagttcatattgcctttaattatcctAACTAACATCTTCCTTATTATCCAATTATGCAATAATTCAGAttattcacctcacaaaacttcttgcaaacctacaaatgtaatttggtcatcacaattacttttcaaatagtctgtaaatttacaccaatcttctgtgaatctctggtcccgccgcTTTTGAATTCTTcttgttagtttatctagttctgcatagtccatcaatttcatcctccagtcTTCTTTCGTCggcaattcttcttgcttccatttttgtgccaataatattcttactgctgttattgcatataaaaactgCTTATAATCGTTTCTTTTTAAATCGTCTCCTACAattcccagtaaaaatgcttctggtttcttaataaatgtatatttcaacatttttttatctcattatatatcatttcccagaagtttttcagcttttttcattcccaccacatatgataaaacataGCCCATCGcaaaagattggaagaaatttaaggactatttacagaaatattgtaaaattaaagaatgttgaatgatgttggattgaaattaaggggtttccagctgtaatgattcgagataaggatttgctgagtaaataatttgaattggaatacaagaaggggaggtatgaggaggtcagggaaacatgTCAtttaaaattaagtattgagaactgtatgtgttttttcttttttcttttttcttttttctttttgttggtataaaattggaaacttaataaatatctttatataaaaaaacaaaaccatagcCCATCGCGTCCACCCCATGACCATCAGAAAATGAAAGGTGATTGGCACCAGGACAAACAGGGTTCCCATCAACACCTGGGAGGGACAACGTGGGCATGATGCAGGAGTGCTGATCTAGGGCAAAGATTCTCCCAAAGGTCCTTCCcctcatatttctctctctctctctttcccaggtGATTACTCTGAGCGCATCTGCGCAGGCCACCACCAGCGAAGGGACGAAGGGTGGCTATTTCAGCTCAGCCCTGGCAAGCGGAATTGCTGTGATGGTTGCCATCCACGTTTCGGGAGGAGTTTCCGGTGAGAAAGGGGAGGTTCTCTAGTGCACGAGCCCCAGGGGTGGGGCAGGCACTTCGTCCAGGCCTCGCTCAAAATTTGGGGCAATTGTGGGGGAGAGCTGCAGCGTTTATCtccttataaaaaggtaaagggacccctgaccattaggtccagtcgtgaccgactctggggttgcagcgctcatctcgctttattggccgagggagccggtgtacagcttccgggtcatgtggccagcatgactaagccgcttctggcgaaccagagcagcgcacggaaacgctgtttaccttcccaccggagtggtgcctatttatctacttgcgctttgacgtgctttggaactgctaggttggcaggagcagggaccgagcaacgggcgctcaccccgtcgcagggattcgaaccgctgaccttctgatcggcaagtcctaggctctgtggtttaactcacagcgccacccgcgtccccactatCTCCTtataaatcctttttaaaaaagcagcagcagcagcaaattttatagtttattttgttttgcaaaggcCAGGGCACAATTAAGCCTGGTGAAATctgagcagtgccggatttacgtataagctaaacaaggtatagcttagggccccactgtcttggggggcccccaaaaaaattaaaggaaaaaaacaactggatgtacatttccaaaatataggatagaaaaagaaataaaataaaacctacatacagcaacagtggccaatggctttagatacctaggaggtccataaattaccatatagcatattttcagcacaaaaaacagcgacaatttgttgttgacaaaggacagctggacatataaaggacccattgccttcagtagattagggcctcatcaaacctagaATCTGAGGTGCAGAATACATTGAACTCAGGCTACAGCTTCCTGATCATAGCGGCTTtctatctgttttgtttttgaatatGCAAGTTGCTAGTTCTTAGTGTTGGAACAAAATTTAGGCTTGAAACTGCGTGGGTTAAAAAGATCACAAGCGGAAAACCTACTTTGgtggcattttctgaaacaataccaTAGCCAAGACATGACCATCCTTCTCTGCCTGTCTCTGAATTTTGTATATgaattttgtatataattttgccTGACAGAGACATCTTTTTCAATAtggataaatatttttattcaaaggttttcaaaatgtgcaagtatcctccaacacttctccgatgaaaatagggatgtcctatttccgtaatgataatttcactatttatacACATCCTGCTGgtttgcctcagccactctgggcagcttccaacatgtataagaacataattaaacattaaacataaaaaatcttctctatacaggattgccttcagacgactcgggggtcggataactccataccctccaacatttctccagtgaaaatagggacatcctaaggagaagtgggacattccaggatcaaatcaaaatggcttctctaaatcagggacatccctggaaaacagagacaTTTGGAGGGTGTGTCCATAGTAACAAACACTAAGCAGATTCACAATGCAGCTGTTGCAATAATCAACAATGGAAAGTCAAGCGTATCAACTTTAAAGACTCCCTCCGAAAAGTACCATGGGCTGACGGAGGAGTTATAGTTCGGCTAGATTTATTCACGTAAGAAATTAAAGCAACACTGTATATTGTCAaagtcatcttcttctttttatcctTTGGAGCCTTTCATATTAACAGAGACATCTTTGCAGAGCCACCTGCCCTAATGTGCTATTATATGCAGTTTTATGCACGTTTTACCCATGTgtatacgggacgcgggtggcgctgtgggttaaaccacagagcctaggacttgccgatcagaaggtcagcagttcgaatccctgtgacggggtgagctcccgtttctcagtccctgctccagccaacctagcagttcgaaagcacatcaaagttcaagtagataaataggtaccgctccggcgggaaggtaaacggcgtttccatgcgctgctctggttcgccagaagcagcttagtcatgctggtcacatgacccggaagctgtacaccggctccctcggccaataaagcgagaggagcgctgcaacccagagtcggtcacaactggacctaatggtcaggggtccctttacctttaccttacccctgtgtatgtgtttttgtacacgcggcttggctgcattgcaaaatgtgggaAGCACAAACTTCAGAGGATGGCCGCCTCCCAgttttgtgcattgtttcagaaaatgcacaTGAAGTTGTTTAAGACCCGCATCAGATTTCTTCTCTGTCACTTATGGGGATGCTTGCTGGGGATTGGGCCGCTCCTGCTTCCCCTGTCCTTCCTCTGAAAAGACCCCGCTTTCCAGACCTGGGGAAGCCACGTAAAGGTGCTTGCCAAAGATTTATTCTCCGGGGATTGCTTTCTGTCGACTGCAAGCTCCTTATCGCCTCTGGTCCCTCTTATCTCTGCCAACCTTAGCTCCCGGAGCTATGACTCAGCCACCTTATGACCAGCTACCAGCAGTTATTATTAACCCCAATAGCTCAATGGAGCCTCCATGGCCAGTGGCAGTGTACCTGCTGAGGCTCTGGGGCAGGGAACAAACACTTGGGTTTCAAAGGGCTGTTTCCATCAAATCCTGGTAGGGACTTGCAATTGGTTCAGGGAGTGCCCCTGCCTGCCAGCTCCCTCCTCTTGTTCTTTCTTAGTCTCAGttttgccccttgtagaactcagaagggaggaggaggatggggcaaATCTAGAATTAGCTGgccctgcctgtcattggctgtggcgccacctgctgttaggctccctgccttccaccctaccagtctccAATGGGCACTAGTTTTTGACATGCTTAGttctctctgcctggggctgattTGCACCACTACTCAGAAGAAGAGCTGAGTgtagtattatctataccatgggtaggcaaactaagggctggGGGCCGGAtcgggcccaattgccttctaaatccggaccacggacagtccgggaatcagcatgtttttacatgaatagaatgtgtccttttatttaaaatgcatctctgggttatttgtggggcgtaggaatttgttcattcccccccccgcccaaaatatagtccagcccccccacaaggtctaaggaaCAGGGGACCTGTATAGGCCTGAAACGATGGGTGAACTCTCACAAGCAGAGAGGCgtctacccctcacagagctacaattcacagcgCCTTGAACAAActgtggttcccaggattctttagggggaaTAAAAAGgtagaaggtaaagggacccctgaccattaggtccagtcgtggccgaatctggggttgtggcgctcatctcgctttatgggccgagggagccagcgtacagcaggtcatgtggccagcatgaccaagccgcttctggtgaatcagagcagtgcagtatacgccgtttaccttcctgctggagcgatacctatttatctacttgcactggtgtgcttttgaactgctaggttggcaggagcagggaccgagcaacgggagctcaccccatcacaggtattcgaaccgccgaccttctgatcggcaagtcctaggctctgtggtttaacccacagcgccacccacgtccctttagggGGAATAATATGCTCTAAATATACAGTATGGTGTGTATGTGCAGCCTAAGTTCGTAGTCCTCATTGCTGCAAagggcatgtgcaaagtgcaatttcAGAAGCGAGAGAACATACGGAACAGGATTTCAAACACAGGGgtcgatagagcatgagacttgacCTCAGGGTTGTgcatttgagccccacattgggctaaaaagattcttgcatcacaggggggtggactagatgtcccACATGgacttttccaactctatgattctacaattctacgattctctctctctctgtcttacaGGAGGGCACTTAAATCCAGCCTTTACGCTCACCATGTGTCTGCTCGGCCAATGCCCCTGGTGGAAACTGCCCATCTTCTCTGTCATTCAGACTATGGGAGCCTTTTTGGGCGCAGGCACCGTCTACATGCTTTATTACGGTAACGTTATCTCCCGGAGTTTTCACAATGGGGAAAATAAGAGGTTTCTTGCCAAACTTCACAAGCTCGGCATATTACACATTCCCCTGCCTCGCCGCGTCTGTATTCATTGACTCTGCCCAGCTCATCTTCTGCTGATGTAAAAGCCAATCTTTGGGTTAAAGATATACCAGATATACTAAAAAAGGCATAATCGCGCTGGGAAGTTTGCTATTGACGCCCGAAAGCATTCCTTGGCAGCCGTAGGGTATGAAATGGCAAGTGGTGAGGCTCActgcatatttattcatttacttaaaACGCTTCTGCCGTAGGagcaagggtaggcaaactaaggcccgggggccagatccggcccaatcgccttctaaatccagcctgcaggcagtccgggaatcagtgtgtttttacatgagtagaatgtgtccttttatttaaaatgcatctctgggttagttgtagggcataggaatttgttcatatccccccccccaatatagtccggccccccacaaggtctgagggacagtggacccctgctgaaaaagtttgctgacccctgcgtaaGAATGATGacacggaggggggggggaaatccctgCCTGCAGGCTTTCAATCTAAagagacacagcacaaaaggaaaaagggatgagGAGGGGAGAGGATGAACAAAAATGCAGTGGAATCAGATGCCGAAGTTACATGATAGTCCTTATAATGACCAGTTGGGAATGTAAACTGGGCAGGAATCACATGAAGGTGGATTCTCAGCTGAACTGACGGAGTAGGGCTGCtgctctcctttcccccttcagCTTCTCTTCCTATAAAGCGAAGCCTCACGGCCCCTGGCTTTTCTCTCCGCAGATGCCATCCACAGCTACAGCAACGGGACTCTTGCAGTCACCGGACCCCGTGAAACTGCCTCCATCTTTGCCACCTACCCAGCTCCCTACCTGTCGCTTGGCAACGGCTTCTTCGACCAGGTAGGGCCAGCCGTCCCTAGAACTCCCAGCTCTGCCCGGAGATGGAGGCATGCTTTGCTCAGGGCGATGCGTCCCATATGTCCAATTGCTCTGCCGCTGCTCCATTCATTTGCcgtggctcagtggttagagcaccagaaggttgcatgcagaaggtaacaGGTTCATTCCTGGGACATCCAGGTGcgaagtaatagtaataataataataataataataataataataataataataataatacagtggtacctagggttacagactccactaacccagaaatagtacctcgggttaagaactttgcttcaggatgagaacataaatcgcacggcggtggcaggaggccccattagctaacgtggtacctcaggttaagaacggacctccggaatgaattaagttcttaacctgaggtaccactgtaataataataataataataataataataataataataataataatttattacttataccccgcccatctggctgggtttccccagccacactgggcagcttctagcaaaatattaaaatacagtaatgcatcaaacattaaaagcttccctaaagagggctgccttcagatgtcttctaaaagtcaggtagttgtttatttctttgacatctggtgggagggtgttccacagggatggggccactaccgagaaggcccttctcAGGCTGGTACTTCGTCTCCGGTGCCTGGATAAACGAATAGGCTGGTCTCCGGTGGTTTCCGATGTCCCTGTGCTTTGGCTGATGTCCTGTCCTCCCTCTACCCTCTTCCCCACATCAGGTCTTGGGCACCGGGGTGCTGATATTGAGCATCCTGGCCATTATCGACTCCCGCAACAGGCGCGTCCCACATGGACTGGAGCCCATCGCGGTGGGCTTGTTGGTCACTGCTCTCGGCTTGGCAATGGGAGCCAACTGTATGTGCGCCATCAACCCAGCCCGGGACCTGGGCCCACGACTCTTCACCTACCTTGCCGGATGGGGGCCCCAGGTGTTCAGGTGGGTGCGCGAGGAGGAGGCGCCCAGTTGCATGTGTGTGCGTGTCAGGGACTGGGGAATGGTGGAGACCTTCTCCCCAGCCTGACCTTTCCAGAGAAGAAGGTGACAATTCAGAATTACTGCAGGGggttgaggaaggtcacagctcagaggcggatgagggggaaagctgggaaataatgggagaggaggaagaagaagaagcgccAGAGGGGCGATAGCTgacggacacagtgtctttagaaagcattccagacccactgtcatggtctggttcatgggcgatcgaagtcccggcaggggacgtcagggccgggagcaagatggcggggtgggagcaggaacgggggtccagaatcaggagtcaggaagccaagagtccgagggtcagagagccaggagtcacgaagtcaggggtccgaggatcaagaagcaaggagtcaaggagccaaacgcagcaaggcagggagtgtgttgctgtggcaaagagccaaagggacatgctgaccttatatcccttcctggctcttgccaccaggtgcagtgagttaccaagctgcctcacctgtgcggccgcgccttgcctcttcagaacaaacttagtaaggccccagtcctgcaaagtcctattggtcacagggcctggctcctgcacgcacacctgacactaACCTTCTCctagaacctggcgagccttgaaagtaggcaagcaaagagctcaaaggcagagggcacctTTCAGGACCTGTAGTGGTGATGCAtgatgggagagagggaggagtggAAATTCACTCAGGtcaacaccattattccaagaggccgCCTTTCCAAGcccctctctgtgaatattgaataaaaagcagtcgGTAAGGACTTTTCCCTGTCTTGGGGGCTGGATCCTCAGCCACCTGACAACACACAAGGTCTCTTTGTGCTGATGAGCAGGGcaggtaaaggtaatgggacccctgaccgttaggtccagtcgtggccgactctggggttgcggcgctcatctcgctttattggccgagggagccggcgtacagcttccgggtcatgtggccagcatgactaagcctcttctggcgaaccagagcagcgcacggaaacgccgtttaccttcccgccggagtggtacctatttatctacttgcgctttgacgtgttttcaaactgctaggttggcaggagcagggaccgagcaatgggagctcaccctgtcgcagggattcgaaccaccgaccttctgatcggcaagtcctaggttctgtggtttaacccacagcgccacctgcgtccctgagcAGGGTAGAGCAATGGTCGATTTGGAGGGTCCACAGCCATACCCCCTGTAGGGAGGTTTCCATAGAAAGCcactgctgggatagctcagtcggtagagcattaGGCTctgaatttcagggttgtgggttcgaaacccaccttgggggaaaaaataaaaaaatgaatcctgcattgcaggggcttggactgacctgcagggtcccttccaactctgtgattctatgattctgtgatacgCTCACCTCCTTTCCAAATTGTCTCCACACGGCTCCATCTCTGCCACCAGTCACCACTCTGCTTTCTCTTTCCAGTGCTGGAAACTACTGGTGCTGGGTTCCGGTCGTGGCTCCGATGGTGGGGGCCACCATTGGGACGGCTCTGTATGAGCTCGGGGTGGAGTTTCACCACCTGCCGTCCCAGGACGAGGAAGAGACCTTGACCGCCAAGAAGCATCACCCAGGGACGGAAAAGGATACGGAGATCTCGATTTATGCCGTGAATAAATACGCAGAGGATTGGAGAGGCGGGAGCACAGGCACCCCCCCAGACGGGGGCCACA
This genomic interval carries:
- the AQP10 gene encoding aquaporin-10 produces the protein MIYARFLAKAQACLRLRSLLLRQCLAELLGVFMLIVITLSASAQATTSEGTKGGYFSSALASGIAVMVAIHVSGGVSGGHLNPAFTLTMCLLGQCPWWKLPIFSVIQTMGAFLGAGTVYMLYYDAIHSYSNGTLAVTGPRETASIFATYPAPYLSLGNGFFDQVLGTGVLILSILAIIDSRNRRVPHGLEPIAVGLLVTALGLAMGANCMCAINPARDLGPRLFTYLAGWGPQVFSAGNYWCWVPVVAPMVGATIGTALYELGVEFHHLPSQDEEETLTAKKHHPGTEKDTEISIYAVNKYAEDWRGGSTGTPPDGGHNKLETSSSF